Proteins encoded by one window of Scatophagus argus isolate fScaArg1 chromosome 4, fScaArg1.pri, whole genome shotgun sequence:
- the LOC124057693 gene encoding involucrin-like — protein MVEHENRKYESQMRYGQRTEEMVHQRKTERSERDRKLQMRNQIVADNLAASNKDQATAMALKEEQRLAKDVAKIDAKDAERLKQKKDERAAMHQSISASNQSMIGLKKQREQDERQLCMNQLQMDKNADGLFMEETKVKAQKTKENNIQVSKFNANMASQKQAHLQQLKREEHEAEARNAEQTAMEEKQFQQRVQHDLHKASEKLQKKRGELQNLQLSNKKTTHLPPISKERLTVKGQTCLSSSPDDSEVQVPSTIAPYPCLPPISKAVNNPLTAKVPATGGRRDRPPPDRRHLSPDTSQPTPKRGRPKIEKEPQSGRSPPDYRYLSADTFQPMPRRGRPKTEKEPQSGRSPPDYTYLSADTFQPMPRRGRPKKKRRLQRHNVEQPSEHRCPRYNVKPHPPPLGYKYVNKQRNKMK, from the exons atgGTTGAACATGAAAACCGCAAGTATGAAAGTCAGATGCGGTATGGACAGAGAACTGAAGAAATGGTGCACCAAAGAAAGACCGAGCGATCAGAAAGGGACAGGAAACTCCAGATGCGCAACCAGATTGTTGCAGACAATCTGGCAGCCTCAAACAAGGACCAGGCTACTGCTATGGCcctgaaggaggagcagagactTGCTAAAGATGTGGCTAAAATAGATGCTAAAGACGCAGAGCGgctgaaacaaaagaaggatGAGAGAGCTGCAATGCATCAGTCAATTTCTGCTAGCAATCAGTCAATGATAGGGTTGAAAAAGCAGAGGGAACAAGATGAACGTCAGCTCTGTATGAACCAGCTGCAGATGGACAAAAACGCTGACGGGTTGTTCATGGAAGAAACCAAAGTGAAGGCtcagaaaaccaaagagaacAACATCCAAGTGAGTAAATTCAATGCCAACATGGCAAGTCAGAAACAAGCCcaccttcagcagctgaaaaggGAAGAACATGAAGCTGAAGCCAGGAATGCAGAACAGACTGCTATGGAGGAGAAACAATTCCAGCAGCGTGTGCAGCATGATCTTCACAAGGCTTCAGAGAAGCTACAGAAGAAACGTGGAGAACTCCAGAATTTGCAGCTCAGCAATAAAAAGACTACCCACCTCCCACCCATTTCCAAAGAAAGATTAACTGTAAAGGGTCAGActtgcctctcctcttcacctgatGACTCTGAGGTTCAGGTGCCCTCTACAATTGCACCATATCCTTGCCTCCCACCAATTTCCAAAGCAGTTAACAACCCTTTAACTGCTAAGGTTCCAGCTACAGGAGGGCGTCGTGACAGACCCCCCCCGGATCGCAGACACTTATCTCCAG ATACTTCGCAGCCAACGCCCAAACGTGGCAGGCCTAAGATTGAGAAAGAGCCACAGAGTGGCAGATCCCCCCCGGATTACAGATACTTATCTGCAGATACTTTTCAGCCAATGCCCAGACGTGGCAGGCCTAAGACTGAGAAAGAGCCACAGAGTGGCAGATCCCCCCCGGATTACACCTACTTATCTGCAGATACTTTTCAGCCAATGCCCAGACGTGGCAGGCCTAAGAAGAAGAGACGGCTGCAGCGTCACAACGTGGAGCAGCCCTCTGAACATCGCTGTCCTCGCTACAACGTGAAACCTCACCCCCCCCCTCTGGGctataaatatgtaaacaagcagaggaacaaaatgaaataa